In the Acidobacteriota bacterium genome, one interval contains:
- the atpC gene encoding ATP synthase F1 subunit epsilon, whose protein sequence is MGEEGTIRLKILTPDASCLEEEVSGVMVPGEEGYFGVLPGHIPLFSRVKPGRLTYWMGKSIRHFAVGGGYAEVLPNAVTIFVDVAEPGERIDRKRAELELHRAEEILLREKDEEKRRRAEYSRAKALARLEVAKLVKGG, encoded by the coding sequence ATGGGAGAGGAAGGGACGATAAGGCTCAAGATCCTTACTCCCGATGCCAGCTGTCTCGAAGAGGAGGTAAGCGGGGTGATGGTGCCGGGGGAGGAGGGATATTTTGGTGTCCTTCCGGGCCATATTCCTCTTTTCAGTCGAGTAAAGCCGGGTCGCCTCACTTATTGGATGGGCAAAAGTATCAGACACTTTGCAGTAGGAGGAGGCTATGCTGAGGTGCTTCCCAATGCGGTAACCATCTTTGTCGATGTGGCAGAGCCGGGGGAGAGGATCGATAGAAAGAGGGCAGAGCTCGAATTACATCGGGCAGAGGAGATCCTTCTCCGAGAGAAGGATGAGGAAAAGAGAAGGAGGGCAGAGTATTCTCGGGCGAAGGCGCTTGCCCGGCTTGAAGTGGCAAAGTTGGTTAAAGGAGGCTAA
- the rfaE2 gene encoding D-glycero-beta-D-manno-heptose 1-phosphate adenylyltransferase encodes MKEKILPLPELIPVLQDERKKGRSVVFTNGCFDIIHPGHIRFLTQAKSLGDILVIGVNSDPSIRRIKGEERPIIPLTERLELLSAFYFVDYLTPFDEDTPERVITAIKPDVLVKGGDWRKEEIVGASFVESYGGRVYSLPYHSGYSTTAIIERILSSG; translated from the coding sequence ATGAAGGAGAAGATACTCCCCCTTCCTGAGCTCATTCCCGTTCTTCAAGATGAGAGGAAGAAGGGGAGAAGTGTAGTTTTTACCAATGGTTGCTTCGATATTATCCACCCAGGGCATATTCGTTTCTTGACTCAAGCCAAATCGCTCGGTGATATATTGGTGATCGGGGTCAACTCCGATCCTTCAATAAGGAGGATAAAAGGAGAAGAAAGGCCGATAATCCCTCTTACCGAACGGCTTGAGCTCCTTTCCGCCTTCTACTTCGTTGATTACCTTACCCCCTTCGATGAGGACACCCCGGAACGGGTCATCACCGCCATAAAGCCCGATGTTCTGGTGAAAGGGGGAGATTGGCGAAAGGAGGAGATAGTTGGCGCTTCCTTCGTCGAATCCTATGGTGGGCGGGTGTACTCCCTTCCCTATCATTCCGGCTACTCAACCACTGCTATTATCGAACGTATCCTCTCTTCGGGCTGA
- a CDS encoding HD domain-containing protein, translating into MAKLFIKDFVPDEVVTTTLLVRKKELPKKKTGEPYLKVILTDKTGTITAMMWSNPEEAATGFSEEDFVRVKGQVSLYNNRLQLVLHKIERIPEEEIDPLDYLPTTSYDIEEMYGELLSMIKEIKNPHLSKLLSLIFSDDEFVSRFKIAPAAKSMHHAYLGGLLEHTLSVVRLALAVSPLYPMIDRDLLLTGAVLHDLGKVREMRIGSDFNYTDEGRLLGHLMIELLEIERLIANLPDFPEELALQLKHILISHHGNLEFGSPKRPKTLEALILYYLDDLDSKLNAMLGAINDTALTGDWSGYNRLLERYIYRKRPNEKRG; encoded by the coding sequence ATGGCTAAGCTCTTCATCAAGGATTTTGTCCCTGACGAGGTGGTAACTACTACCCTGCTTGTGCGGAAAAAGGAATTGCCAAAGAAGAAGACAGGTGAGCCCTATCTCAAGGTGATCCTTACCGATAAGACGGGAACCATCACCGCAATGATGTGGAGCAATCCCGAAGAGGCGGCTACCGGCTTCAGCGAGGAGGATTTCGTTCGAGTTAAAGGGCAGGTTTCCCTATACAATAATCGGCTTCAGCTCGTGCTCCATAAGATAGAACGGATACCTGAAGAGGAGATCGACCCTTTGGACTATCTCCCCACCACCTCTTACGATATTGAGGAAATGTACGGCGAGCTCCTCTCTATGATCAAGGAGATTAAAAACCCCCATCTTTCTAAGCTTCTCTCCCTCATTTTCTCCGATGATGAATTCGTCTCCCGGTTCAAGATCGCTCCAGCAGCAAAGAGTATGCATCATGCTTATTTAGGAGGTCTCCTTGAGCATACCCTATCGGTAGTTAGGCTTGCTTTAGCTGTTTCCCCTCTTTACCCGATGATCGATAGGGACCTCTTACTCACCGGTGCTGTGCTCCATGATTTAGGAAAGGTAAGAGAGATGCGGATCGGGAGCGACTTCAACTATACCGACGAGGGAAGACTACTTGGTCACTTGATGATCGAGCTTTTAGAGATAGAACGACTTATTGCCAACCTCCCGGATTTCCCCGAGGAGCTTGCCCTCCAGCTAAAACACATCCTCATCAGCCACCACGGAAATCTTGAATTCGGTTCACCAAAACGGCCAAAGACACTTGAAGCGTTGATCCTCTATTACTTGGACGATTTGGATTCCAAATTAAATGCTATGCTGGGGGCGATAAACGATACCGCCCTTACCGGTGATTGGTCTGGATATAATAGGCTTCTTGAGCGCTATATCTACCGGAAAAGACCCAACGAAAAGAGGGGATGA
- a CDS encoding RNA-binding S4 domain-containing protein, with protein MRLDLFLALSRLIKRRTVAKKACEEGMILLNGREAKAGRKVVPGDLITVVFPRRKVTVRVMELPKRGARLGDVFQVISEEECKEEP; from the coding sequence ATAAGGCTTGATCTTTTTCTCGCCCTTTCCCGGTTGATCAAGCGGAGGACCGTTGCGAAGAAAGCGTGCGAGGAGGGGATGATATTGCTGAACGGGCGAGAGGCAAAGGCGGGGCGGAAGGTGGTTCCTGGTGACCTCATTACCGTCGTTTTCCCCCGAAGGAAGGTAACGGTGAGGGTAATGGAACTTCCCAAGAGGGGAGCGAGGTTGGGGGATGTGTTTCAGGTAATATCTGAGGAAGAGTGCAAGGAGGAACCTTGA
- the mfd gene encoding transcription-repair coupling factor, with product MRSVLERFLKEEFLEFSEELLGRGRVSLSGFTLTGKAFFLSFLLREQMDKAIVLVSRDDERAYLFSKALSFFRGIIHKREVAFFPYWDKEPYEITPPHPDILRRRVGVLFQLLKSKGKGVISLSPGSLIFPTIPQEELSSLIIVLRKEEEFPFLKLPEFLSRIGYERVDLVESPGEFAVRGGIVDIFSPLYDEPARVEFFGEKVEGIRNFDPRTQRSLSPVDELVVIPMRELVLDSLPPSLSQGSAEASYAEKELSLFLEDGSLRDLIYLVPKEDRERLSSYFSSPLVVFDEPALLEDEFDHLRYQFARGYERAVAEGRHPLPPEALLFSPEEWLNGKPLLELRELGPLSGISYPDFYYQGERVPSYRGDISRLASDLAKAKDEGVAVLIVLGSEGEGERLSELLSEKGLSPVLASHSDIFDCLLPGTIAITKGELVEGIRLPALNLLILTSREIFPPERKKEVPRKGKSAFSFSLRELRVGDYVVHEEHGVGIFRGLTKMELGGEVAEFIEIEYRGGDKLYIPFDKLHLVHKYSSGEGAPPRIDKLGGSSFAKVKRRVKRAVRDMTRELLNLYAVRKAIKGYAFGPDTPWQREFEDAFPYEETEDQLIAIAEVKRDMEEEKPMDRLLCGDVGYGKTEVAMRAAFKAVMEGKQVAVLVPTTVLAFQHFRTFNERFRAFPIRIEHLSRFRSRKEQKKIVEALAKGEVDIVIGTHRLLSADVKFRDLGLLIIDEEQRFGVAQKEKIKRMKKKVDVLTMTATPIPRTLNMALAGVRDLSIIETPPRNRLAIQTIVAKFSPELIQEAVERELRRGGQVYFVHNRVETIYSMGEYLSRLLPGVKIAISHGKMRERDLERTMLSFIEGEYDLLLTTTIIENGVDIPRVNTLIVNRADQFGLAQLYQLRGRVGRSDVRAYAYLLVPSERGLTEQARMRLKAIKEFAELGSGFRLAAMDLEIRGAGNLLGPEQHGHIEAVGFEYYCRLLEETARELKGEKLPEEVSCKVSLRLDIHIPEDYLPDANLRLITYRRLSTIRDEEELSSLEAELRDRYGRPPEPVRNLLGYVRLKLLGERLRISSIDREGGTIILKLAPDTKVSPDKLIALVSSGKGEFSPSGVLKVPLPDGASPISFVQKLLLELS from the coding sequence ATGAGGAGCGTTTTAGAGAGGTTCCTCAAAGAGGAATTTCTCGAGTTTTCAGAAGAGCTTCTTGGTAGAGGAAGGGTCTCCCTCTCTGGCTTTACCCTTACCGGAAAAGCTTTCTTCCTTTCTTTCCTTCTCAGGGAGCAGATGGATAAGGCTATTGTCCTCGTTTCCCGAGACGATGAGCGGGCATACCTTTTCTCTAAGGCGCTATCCTTCTTCCGGGGGATCATTCACAAAAGGGAGGTGGCGTTTTTCCCCTACTGGGATAAGGAACCCTACGAGATCACCCCGCCCCACCCCGATATCCTCCGTCGTCGGGTGGGAGTGCTCTTTCAGCTGCTTAAGAGCAAGGGGAAGGGAGTAATTTCTTTATCTCCTGGCTCTCTTATCTTTCCCACCATACCGCAGGAAGAGCTTTCTTCCCTTATCATCGTGCTTCGCAAGGAAGAGGAATTTCCCTTTTTAAAACTTCCAGAATTCCTCTCCCGCATCGGCTATGAACGGGTGGATCTAGTGGAATCCCCTGGCGAGTTCGCCGTGCGGGGCGGGATTGTCGACATCTTCTCCCCCCTTTATGATGAGCCGGCGCGGGTGGAGTTCTTCGGCGAAAAGGTAGAGGGGATAAGGAACTTCGATCCCCGAACCCAACGGTCTCTCTCCCCAGTTGATGAGTTGGTGGTGATCCCGATGAGGGAGCTGGTGCTCGATAGTCTTCCCCCATCCCTTTCCCAGGGGAGCGCGGAGGCGTCTTATGCGGAAAAGGAGCTTTCCCTCTTTTTAGAGGATGGTTCTCTTCGCGATCTTATCTACCTCGTTCCCAAGGAGGATCGGGAGAGGCTCTCTTCCTATTTTTCCTCTCCCCTGGTTGTGTTTGATGAACCCGCCCTGCTTGAAGATGAGTTCGATCACCTGCGGTATCAATTCGCCCGGGGCTATGAACGGGCGGTTGCTGAAGGGAGGCATCCCCTTCCGCCGGAAGCACTTCTTTTCTCTCCTGAGGAGTGGCTTAATGGGAAGCCTCTCCTCGAACTAAGGGAGCTCGGTCCCCTCTCCGGGATCTCCTATCCCGATTTCTATTATCAGGGGGAGAGGGTGCCGAGCTATCGTGGTGATATCTCCCGGCTTGCCTCCGATCTCGCTAAGGCGAAGGACGAGGGGGTAGCGGTACTTATCGTTCTTGGTAGCGAGGGGGAGGGGGAACGGTTGTCCGAGCTTCTTTCGGAAAAGGGGCTTTCCCCCGTACTCGCCTCTCATTCCGATATCTTCGATTGTTTACTCCCCGGCACCATCGCCATCACCAAGGGGGAGCTGGTTGAGGGCATCCGTCTCCCCGCGTTAAACCTTCTCATTCTCACCTCGCGAGAGATCTTTCCTCCAGAGAGGAAAAAGGAGGTCCCAAGGAAGGGGAAAAGCGCCTTCTCTTTTTCCCTAAGGGAGCTCAGGGTGGGGGATTATGTGGTTCATGAGGAGCATGGCGTCGGCATCTTTCGAGGACTGACCAAGATGGAGCTTGGTGGAGAGGTGGCGGAGTTCATTGAGATAGAGTACCGAGGCGGAGACAAGCTTTATATTCCCTTCGATAAGCTTCACTTAGTTCACAAGTATAGCTCCGGAGAGGGGGCGCCACCGCGGATTGACAAATTAGGGGGTAGCTCCTTCGCTAAGGTAAAGCGAAGGGTCAAACGGGCGGTGAGGGATATGACCCGGGAGCTTCTCAACCTTTATGCGGTGCGGAAGGCGATAAAGGGATATGCCTTCGGTCCCGACACCCCCTGGCAGAGGGAGTTTGAGGATGCCTTCCCTTACGAGGAGACTGAGGATCAACTGATCGCTATTGCTGAGGTGAAGCGGGATATGGAGGAGGAAAAGCCAATGGACCGACTCCTCTGTGGAGATGTTGGCTATGGTAAGACCGAAGTGGCGATGCGGGCAGCGTTCAAGGCGGTGATGGAGGGAAAGCAGGTGGCGGTACTTGTACCCACTACTGTACTTGCCTTTCAGCACTTCCGTACCTTCAACGAGCGATTTCGCGCTTTCCCCATTCGGATCGAGCACCTTTCCCGTTTCAGGAGCAGGAAGGAGCAGAAGAAGATAGTAGAGGCGCTTGCCAAGGGGGAGGTGGACATCGTCATCGGCACCCATCGTCTTCTTTCAGCGGATGTTAAGTTTCGGGATTTAGGATTACTCATCATCGATGAGGAGCAGCGGTTTGGAGTTGCCCAGAAGGAGAAGATAAAGAGGATGAAGAAGAAGGTGGATGTCCTCACGATGACCGCCACTCCCATTCCCCGAACCCTCAATATGGCGCTTGCCGGGGTGCGTGATCTCTCCATCATTGAGACACCGCCCAGGAACCGTCTCGCCATTCAAACGATAGTCGCCAAGTTCTCTCCCGAGTTGATACAGGAAGCGGTGGAAAGGGAGTTGAGGCGAGGGGGACAGGTCTATTTCGTCCACAACCGGGTGGAGACGATATACTCGATGGGAGAGTACCTCTCCCGCCTTCTACCCGGGGTAAAGATCGCCATCTCCCATGGTAAGATGCGGGAGCGGGACCTTGAGCGGACGATGCTTTCCTTCATCGAAGGAGAATATGATCTCCTCCTCACTACCACCATTATCGAAAACGGGGTGGATATTCCTCGGGTGAATACCTTGATAGTGAATCGAGCGGATCAATTCGGACTTGCTCAGCTCTATCAGCTGCGGGGGCGGGTTGGCAGATCCGATGTTCGCGCCTACGCCTATCTCCTCGTCCCCTCGGAGCGAGGACTGACGGAGCAGGCGAGGATGAGGCTGAAGGCGATAAAGGAGTTCGCCGAACTCGGCTCAGGCTTCCGGTTAGCGGCGATGGATCTCGAGATCCGGGGGGCGGGAAATCTTTTAGGACCAGAGCAACACGGGCATATCGAGGCGGTGGGTTTTGAGTATTATTGCCGTTTGCTTGAGGAAACGGCGCGGGAGCTTAAAGGGGAGAAGCTTCCTGAGGAGGTGAGCTGTAAAGTTAGCCTCAGGCTCGACATCCATATCCCAGAGGATTATCTACCCGATGCTAACCTCCGTTTAATTACCTACCGTAGGCTCTCTACAATCCGGGACGAGGAGGAGCTTTCCTCCCTTGAGGCTGAGCTGAGGGATAGATATGGAAGGCCGCCCGAGCCAGTGAGGAACCTCTTAGGTTATGTCCGGCTTAAACTTCTTGGGGAGAGACTTCGTATCTCCTCGATAGACAGGGAAGGGGGAACCATCATCCTTAAACTCGCCCCCGACACCAAGGTGTCGCCGGATAAGCTCATTGCCCTCGTCTCCTCAGGGAAGGGGGAATTCTCCCCCTCTGGGGTGCTCAAGGTCCCTTTACCCGATGGGGCTTCTCCTATTTCCTTCGTACAAAAGCTGTTGCTCGAGCTTTCCTGA
- a CDS encoding tRNA1(Val) (adenine(37)-N6)-methyltransferase produces the protein MRAKGESAEETIDDILWGKLKLIQTKEGYRFSVDALILADFVEVKARDKVIDLGTGNGVIPLLLAVKKNPAYILGVEIQPRLSSLARRNVILNKMEGKVEIKTGDFRELELGKRFEVVVSNPPYLRSGAGRTSPEPERAIARSEIYCTLPQLIAAASRFLAPEGRFYLIFPAKRLFELMLELRHQGFAPVKMRLVHSKPKLPATLVLLDARKRPKPELSILPPLVIYNEDGSYTKEMNRIFSP, from the coding sequence ATGAGGGCGAAAGGGGAAAGTGCTGAGGAGACGATCGACGATATACTATGGGGCAAGCTTAAACTGATCCAGACGAAGGAGGGGTATCGGTTCTCGGTCGATGCTCTTATCTTAGCCGATTTCGTCGAGGTAAAGGCGCGGGATAAGGTGATCGATCTTGGAACCGGGAATGGCGTCATACCTTTGCTCCTGGCAGTTAAGAAGAATCCCGCCTATATATTGGGGGTAGAGATCCAACCGAGGCTTTCCTCGCTTGCCAGGCGGAATGTGATCCTTAACAAGATGGAAGGCAAGGTGGAGATAAAAACGGGGGACTTCCGCGAGCTCGAACTGGGAAAGAGGTTTGAAGTAGTAGTCTCCAATCCACCCTATCTCCGTTCGGGGGCGGGAAGGACGAGCCCGGAACCGGAGCGGGCGATAGCAAGAAGCGAGATCTACTGTACTCTACCCCAACTCATTGCCGCTGCCAGCCGTTTCCTTGCTCCGGAAGGGCGGTTTTATCTTATTTTCCCTGCTAAGAGGTTGTTTGAACTTATGCTCGAGTTAAGGCATCAGGGGTTCGCTCCGGTGAAGATGCGGTTGGTCCATTCGAAGCCGAAGTTACCAGCCACTTTGGTTCTCCTCGATGCGAGAAAGAGGCCAAAACCTGAGCTTTCCATCCTTCCTCCGCTCGTTATATACAATGAGGATGGAAGTTACACTAAGGAGATGAACCGTATCTTCAGCCCTTGA
- a CDS encoding ABC transporter ATP-binding protein has translation MEDAAIIVEDLTKYYRKYSRRHQFQTLKSAIVRGSIFRELKPAERILALEDVSFTVPKGKTVGIIGSNGAGKSTLLKIIAGTLKPTSGRVEVRGRVSALIELGAGFHPEISGRENTYINGIMLGLSKKEIDRKFDEIVRFAELEDFIDQPLKTYSSGMYLRLGFAIAINVDPDVLLVDEVIAVGDESFSRKCVDKFNEFRWRKKTILLVTHSLGMVTKLCDQAIWLDRGRIKRMGDPQMVVDAYLAEVAMKEEEELIRLHGEAAKEVIRRKRQGLETDFGMSRWGSREVEIEKVRLLDFKGKERHVFVSGEPMVIEMEVSAQKKIKDFVFGVGIFNAEGVSCYGTNTYIENFQPRSLGRRAKVRFIIDKLNLIEGTYYLDVAVHKENGFPYDYHRHLYTIRVNSRLKDIGIFRPDHRWEFEGDLTIERRGR, from the coding sequence ATGGAGGATGCGGCAATAATCGTAGAGGATCTCACCAAGTATTACCGGAAGTATTCCCGTCGCCATCAATTTCAGACCTTAAAGAGCGCTATTGTCCGGGGGAGCATCTTCCGGGAGTTAAAACCGGCGGAGCGGATACTCGCCTTAGAGGATGTCAGTTTCACCGTCCCTAAGGGGAAGACGGTGGGGATCATCGGAAGCAACGGGGCAGGAAAGAGCACCTTACTCAAGATAATCGCCGGTACGCTCAAGCCCACCTCGGGAAGGGTGGAGGTACGGGGTCGAGTTTCTGCCCTTATCGAGCTTGGAGCTGGTTTTCATCCTGAGATATCGGGAAGAGAAAATACCTACATCAATGGGATAATGCTCGGCTTGAGCAAAAAGGAGATAGATAGGAAGTTCGATGAGATCGTTCGCTTCGCTGAGCTGGAAGATTTCATCGACCAGCCGCTTAAAACCTACTCCTCGGGGATGTACTTGAGGCTTGGCTTCGCCATTGCCATTAATGTCGATCCCGATGTTCTTCTCGTCGATGAGGTGATCGCGGTGGGGGATGAGTCCTTTTCCCGGAAATGCGTCGATAAGTTCAATGAGTTCCGCTGGCGGAAGAAGACCATTCTCCTCGTTACCCACTCCTTGGGTATGGTGACCAAGCTCTGCGATCAGGCGATCTGGCTCGATCGAGGGAGGATAAAGAGGATGGGGGATCCCCAGATGGTGGTCGATGCCTACCTCGCCGAGGTGGCAATGAAGGAAGAGGAAGAGCTTATTCGCCTTCACGGTGAGGCGGCGAAGGAGGTTATAAGGAGGAAGAGGCAGGGGCTGGAGACCGATTTTGGGATGAGCCGTTGGGGCTCTCGAGAGGTGGAGATAGAGAAGGTGCGTCTGCTCGATTTTAAGGGTAAGGAACGCCATGTCTTTGTCTCTGGGGAGCCTATGGTGATCGAAATGGAGGTCTCCGCCCAAAAGAAGATAAAGGACTTCGTCTTTGGAGTAGGGATATTCAACGCCGAAGGGGTTTCCTGTTATGGTACAAATACCTATATCGAGAACTTCCAGCCGAGATCGCTTGGTCGGAGGGCAAAGGTGAGGTTCATTATCGATAAATTGAACCTGATCGAAGGAACCTATTATCTCGATGTCGCTGTCCACAAGGAGAACGGCTTCCCCTACGATTACCACCGACATCTCTACACCATAAGGGTCAATTCCCGGCTTAAGGATATCGGCATCTTTCGCCCAGACCATCGTTGGGAGTTTGAGGGCGATCTTACCATCGAGCGTAGAGGGCGATGA
- a CDS encoding peptidyl-prolyl cis-trans isomerase, which produces MRRRILLSFLFSLLLVCSFCGKEPQVRKEGKLILEIGERKIYSPTFESFVAYNLGKEDVKLDDYVKSRLLDHFIEEQLLLLEARKNNVLISNSELKEAIRAIEKEAGSQGGHFTRTFYQCLRDELTVKKYLSEFILADITVGYQEVNEYYLAHQDEFVIPEEVRVAQIFLTDEKKAKQVYRELRGNPKKFQELAKKYSESPDATQGGEMGYFRRGQLPPEFERAIFRLKPGRFTRVIQSPYGYHIFLLEEKKEGGRLSEEEVRDNIRLKLLQKKSDERLSRYLKKLKSVTPLKIYTENLGFKYIAPRKGEERNESK; this is translated from the coding sequence ATGAGAAGGAGAATATTACTATCATTTCTCTTTTCCCTTCTTCTTGTTTGTTCCTTCTGTGGCAAAGAGCCTCAGGTAAGGAAGGAGGGGAAGCTCATCCTTGAAATTGGGGAGAGGAAGATATATTCTCCCACCTTTGAGAGCTTTGTCGCCTATAATCTGGGGAAGGAAGATGTAAAATTGGATGACTATGTGAAGAGTAGGTTGTTAGACCACTTCATTGAAGAACAGCTCCTCCTCTTGGAGGCGAGGAAGAACAATGTTCTGATAAGCAATAGCGAGCTCAAGGAGGCGATAAGGGCGATTGAGAAAGAGGCAGGCTCTCAAGGAGGGCATTTCACCAGAACATTCTATCAATGCCTGAGGGATGAGCTTACGGTGAAGAAGTACCTTTCCGAGTTCATCTTGGCGGACATCACTGTGGGTTACCAGGAGGTCAATGAGTATTACCTCGCCCATCAGGATGAATTCGTTATTCCTGAAGAGGTGCGAGTAGCACAGATATTCCTTACCGATGAGAAGAAAGCGAAGCAGGTGTATCGGGAGCTCCGAGGAAATCCCAAGAAATTTCAGGAGCTTGCCAAAAAATACTCGGAGAGCCCCGATGCTACGCAGGGTGGAGAAATGGGTTATTTCCGGCGGGGTCAGCTTCCTCCGGAGTTCGAGCGGGCGATATTCCGGCTGAAACCCGGGCGGTTTACCAGGGTTATCCAGTCTCCTTATGGGTATCACATCTTCCTCCTTGAGGAGAAGAAAGAGGGGGGAAGGTTAAGCGAAGAGGAGGTGCGGGATAACATCCGCCTTAAATTATTACAGAAGAAGAGTGATGAGAGGCTGTCCCGTTATCTTAAGAAGCTGAAGAGCGTCACCCCCCTGAAGATCTATACCGAGAATCTTGGTTTTAAATATATCGCCCCAAGAAAGGGGGAAGAGCGAAATGAAAGCAAATAG
- a CDS encoding ABC transporter permease, producing MLENLKNLFRYRVLVLSLVSRELKARYRGSVLGFFWSLLNPLLLLLVYSFVFSVVFHPARAEGIDPYALFLFCGILPWTWFSSSLLESATVLINNGNLIKKVLFPAEVFPVVSVLTNLVHFLLALPVLIFFLIYYHKPFTIYWLFFPLIVFVQLVFTLGLSLFISSLSVHFRDIRDLLGNLVTLWFFTTPIIYPAKWLPAKLRFLLDFNPMTHIMVSYQRTLFQGAMLPWKKMLVTFLVSLLVFYVGYFVFDRLRDSFAEEV from the coding sequence ATGTTGGAGAATCTTAAGAACCTTTTTCGGTATCGGGTATTGGTGCTGAGTCTCGTTTCCCGGGAGCTAAAGGCGCGGTATCGGGGCTCGGTACTTGGTTTTTTCTGGTCGCTTCTCAATCCGCTTCTTCTCCTCCTCGTTTACAGCTTCGTTTTCTCGGTCGTCTTCCATCCAGCAAGGGCTGAAGGGATCGATCCTTATGCTCTCTTTCTCTTCTGTGGTATACTTCCCTGGACCTGGTTTTCCTCCTCCCTTCTTGAATCAGCGACGGTGCTAATAAACAACGGCAATCTGATAAAAAAGGTCCTCTTTCCTGCCGAGGTTTTCCCTGTGGTTTCGGTGCTTACCAATCTGGTTCATTTCCTGCTGGCGCTTCCGGTGCTTATCTTCTTCCTCATCTATTACCACAAACCGTTTACCATCTATTGGCTTTTCTTTCCCCTTATCGTCTTCGTTCAGCTCGTCTTCACCTTAGGGCTTTCCCTTTTTATCTCTTCATTGAGCGTCCATTTCCGCGATATACGGGATCTGCTCGGCAACCTCGTCACCCTTTGGTTCTTCACCACCCCTATCATCTACCCGGCAAAGTGGTTGCCGGCAAAACTCCGCTTCCTCCTCGATTTCAATCCGATGACCCATATTATGGTGAGCTACCAGCGGACGCTGTTTCAGGGGGCGATGTTACCTTGGAAGAAGATGTTGGTGACCTTCCTCGTTTCCCTTTTGGTATTTTATGTGGGCTACTTCGTCTTTGACCGGCTGAGAGATAGCTTTGCCGAGGAGGTGTAG
- a CDS encoding peptidyl-prolyl cis-trans isomerase encodes MKANRVYRYFSFVFLLVFLLQNTQVVEEIIAKVNDQIITRRAYEKKLLPLERQLYLRYSGEELVKRLKQLRKQVLNQMIEQALISYQARIKGITATEEEVLAVIERIKKENKINSDEELDRQLKLEGTSLAELKEVIKNNIIQRKLVEQEVSTKIVVTNLDVRRYYNEHKKEFTTDEEVRISQIFIPRNKRSDEELLAKAKTIREKIKNYQDFVLVASELSGEASPDLGYFKRGELAKELERVAFSLKVGEISKPIITEKGAFIIAVTDRKEAQVRPLSEVKAEIQRRIWQEKAREGLREYIDRLKKSSYIAILHDPTKEE; translated from the coding sequence ATGAAAGCAAATAGGGTTTACCGATATTTTTCCTTCGTTTTTCTTCTGGTTTTTCTATTACAGAACACCCAGGTAGTGGAGGAGATAATTGCCAAGGTGAACGATCAGATCATTACTCGTCGTGCTTACGAGAAGAAACTTTTACCCTTGGAACGCCAGCTTTACCTCCGCTATTCCGGTGAGGAACTTGTGAAGAGGTTGAAGCAATTGCGGAAGCAGGTGCTAAATCAGATGATAGAACAGGCACTTATCAGCTATCAGGCGAGGATTAAAGGGATAACCGCCACCGAGGAAGAGGTTTTAGCGGTGATTGAGCGGATAAAGAAGGAGAATAAGATCAACTCTGACGAGGAGCTCGACCGCCAACTTAAGCTCGAGGGGACATCACTCGCCGAACTCAAGGAGGTGATCAAGAACAACATCATTCAGCGGAAACTGGTAGAACAGGAGGTTTCCACCAAGATAGTGGTTACCAACCTTGATGTTCGCCGTTACTACAATGAGCACAAGAAGGAGTTCACCACTGATGAAGAGGTTAGGATAAGTCAGATATTCATCCCGAGGAATAAGAGGAGTGATGAAGAGTTACTTGCCAAGGCGAAAACGATCAGAGAAAAGATAAAAAACTATCAAGACTTTGTCCTCGTTGCCTCAGAGCTTTCTGGGGAAGCTTCTCCCGATCTTGGTTACTTCAAGCGAGGAGAGCTGGCTAAAGAGCTTGAGAGGGTTGCCTTTTCCCTCAAGGTGGGAGAGATAAGTAAGCCGATCATTACCGAGAAGGGAGCTTTTATCATTGCGGTTACCGATAGGAAGGAGGCGCAGGTAAGACCTCTCTCTGAGGTAAAGGCGGAGATCCAGAGGAGGATTTGGCAGGAGAAGGCTCGGGAAGGTCTCAGGGAGTATATCGATAGGCTTAAGAAATCGAGCTATATCGCCATCCTTCATGATCCCACGAAGGAGGAATGA